A part of Methanocorpusculum vombati genomic DNA contains:
- a CDS encoding rhodanese-like domain-containing protein, with amino-acid sequence MILEVPPTSVPPPQAVNAAGARQLINAGNTIVIDVRTEEEIARGGYLKSARRIDFSSPDFAENIAALARNNVYLIYCQSGIRGLRTGMLMEKLGFVHVYVLDGGINTWLRAGLPTLHDQQ; translated from the coding sequence ATGATTCTTGAAGTACCACCAACATCCGTACCGCCCCCGCAGGCGGTGAACGCTGCCGGTGCACGGCAGCTGATCAACGCGGGAAACACCATCGTCATCGATGTCCGGACGGAAGAGGAGATCGCAAGGGGCGGGTACCTGAAAAGTGCCCGCCGGATCGATTTCAGTTCCCCGGACTTTGCAGAAAACATTGCCGCTCTTGCAAGAAACAACGTGTATCTGATCTACTGTCAGTCCGGAATCCGTGGTCTCCGGACCGGCATGCTGATGGAAAAACTCGGATTTGTACACGTCTATGTTCTTGACGGAGGAATAAACACCTGGCTGCGTGCAGGACTTCCCACCCTGCACGACCAGCAGTAA